The sequence below is a genomic window from Pseudodesulfovibrio sp. JC047.
CACTCCGATGTCCGAGGGGTCTCAAACTCACTTCGGTCATGGCCTCGCTGAAGAGACTGGCCATGCTCAGTGGTAAAGGACGCAAGAATAGTGCGTTCTATCGAGCCTTCATGGAGAATATCGAGTCCCATGGCCGAGTGCAGGAAATGGGAATGATGAGCAACTACTTCTTCAAACGCATGGACAACCCAACACTGCCACTGAAGTTTGTGCCATTGGGTATGAAAATGATGGCCAAGGGAAAGGTCCACATTCCAGGCGGTGGCCAAGGGGCCATTCTCAAGCCCTTGTTTGCCAAGGCCCGTGAAATGGAGGGATTGTCATGAAATACGCATACTACCCAGGATGCTCCTTGACGGAAAGTGCCGTGGAATTCGACGTGTCCACGCGATCTGTCATGGAATACCTCGGTGTGGAACTGATGGAAATTCCGGACTGGACCTGTTGTGGGGCCAGTGCGGCCGAGCCGATCAGCAAATTGATGAACTACGTCCTTCCTGCACGGAATTTGGCTATTGCCGAGAAGAAACTCGATGGGCTTGATGTTCTCACTCCGTGTTCCGCCTGTTATCTCAATCTCCTTAAGGTCAACAAGGAAGTCGTGGGGAACAGAACCTTGCATGGTCAGGTCAATGAAGTGCTCGCGGCTTCCGGCTTGGCGTATTCCGGGTCTGTCGCGGTACGACATATTCTTGACATCTTTATTAACGATATCGGAGCGAAAATTATTGAACAAAAGGTGACCAATAATCTTGAAGGCATGAAAATCGCTCCATACTACGGGTGCCAGATCTTGCGGCCATATCCGGTCTTTGACGATCCGAGACATCCGACATCCATGCACCGGATTCTGTCTGCCTTGGGCGCGGAAATACATGAATGGGACCACGGAACCTCCTGCTGTGGTGCCTCGCTCATGGTGGGGCATCAGGATGTGGCACTCAAGTCTGTCGCGGGCATATTGGCTGATGCCGAAGGGGCTGATGCCATCGCGACAGTGTGCCCCATGTGCCAGATGAATCTTGAGGCATATCAGTCTCAAGCAGCACAATTCGGGGCCAAACCGATCCCCATCCTCTACCTGACGCAATTGATGGGTGAGGCTTTCGGGCTGGAGGATGGGGCTCTTCAGTTCGAGAAAAACCTGACCGTATCGGCTGGGGTCAGGAAAGATATCGCCAACAAGATCTGGAGCCAGCCGAACCAGGTCGAAAACGGCGACAAGACGGCGGAAGCTAAGGCGGAGAACTTCAGCAAAGGGGCACATCATGTTTAAGGACATCATTGTAGGGGTCACCCCCACCGGAATCGACAATTGTGCGGTTCAGGCGGCTATGGAATTTGCTCGTACTTTTGAATCAAAGCTCTATCTGGTTCATGTGGCGGGCATGGCGCAGGGATGGGGTTCCATTGAAACCCTGGAGCCTTCTGGTGAAACGTCCCGACTCAAGGAACAGATCACAGAGGTGTATTCTGAAATGCTGGAAGGGATTCCCGAATCACAGATTATCGTTGTGCCCGGTATTCCGCATAACGAGATTCTCCGGCTGGCCAGAAAGAAGAATACGGACCTGATCGTGATGGGACCGCATACCAAGGAATACGAGGAAACCCGGTCCAAGATGTGGGGCATGACAGGGAGCACGCTTGAACGAGTCAGTCAGAAGGCTCGCTGTCCGGTCATGATTGTCCACAAGGACGTGGTTTGTCAGGAACCGTTGTATAGCAATATCCTCGTGGCAACGGACTTTTCCGACCAGGCCGAATGCGCCGTGAGTTATGGCGGCCAGATGGCCCGTCAGTACAAGGCGAACCTCAAGGTCATGCATGTTGTTGAGAATGGCAACAGTGAGACCGAAGTGGTTGATCGGTTGGAAAATGTCTATGGTCCGCGCCTTGATGGTATCGGTGAATGCGGTTTTGAGGCCTGCAAGGGGAAGCCGTCCATGGAAATCCTGCGTATGGGGAATCAATCAAACGCCGATTTGATTATCATGGCTCACCATTCACGGGAACGTGATCCTGAAAAGGCCTTCCTTGGTTCGACAGTGACCCAAGTCGCCTTGAATGCACCGTGTCCGACCATGAGCGTCAATCGTCATTTCGATCTGCGATGCGGTCTCATGTATGACCAGACTGGTGCGGCGGTTCAGACGGAAGCTCTGGCCTAGGGCATTGCTTTCGACTCGATGAAAAACTGGCAATGAACGATGAACGGTTTTCGGGGGCGGGCAACTGTCCCCGAAAATCCGGCGGCATATGTCGCGAAAGGAGTAAACCATGGGTGAAGCAGCACTGCTTATTGAGCCGCAACATTCAAAATTGGTTGATACAGTCCGGGAGCTGCTGCCCGAGGGTGGCAATCTGAACATGTGTCTGACATGCGGAGCCTGCGCCGCAGGGTGCCCGGCGACTGGTATGGAAGATATGGACCCGCGCAAGTTCCTTCGGTTGGCGCTCATGGGACAGGAAGAAACAATTCGGTCTACCCAATGGGTGTGGCTGTGTACCATGTGTCAACGGTGTATTCACGCGTGTCCCATGAAAGTGGATATCCCTCAATTGATTTATCAATGCAGGCAGTCGTGGCCACGAGAAGATCGGCCCAAGGGGATTATTGGTTCCTGTGAACAAGCATTGAAAACCCCGGGCAATAGTGCCATGGGTGCATCCAGTGAGGATTTTCAGTTTGTTGTGGAGGATGTGGCCGAGGAAGTTCGGGAGACCCAACCGGGACAGGAAAATCTTCAGGTTTCCATTGATAGAAAGGGTGCCCATTACTTTTTGAATCAGAACTCCCGCGAACCAGTGACCGAACCGGATGAGATGGTTCCTTTGTGGAAAATTCTCAATATGGTCGGGGCGGACTGGACATACAGTACCAAGGGATGGGCTGCGGAAAACTATTGCATGTTTTTGGCCGATGATGATGCGTGGGAAAATGTGGTCCGCAACAAGGCGAGTGCGGTGGAGGAGCTGGGGTGCAAGGTCTGGCTCAACACCGAGTGAGGACACGAATTTTACGCAGTCCGGGCCGGACT
It includes:
- a CDS encoding 4Fe-4S dicluster domain-containing protein, producing the protein MSESYKKTWSPVEDEKQLILAQLQKEVGACMQCGTCTASCPNGFAMDITPRTMWRMIQFGMVDEIFESHTFWMCSSCYTCTLRCPRGLKLTSVMASLKRLAMLSGKGRKNSAFYRAFMENIESHGRVQEMGMMSNYFFKRMDNPTLPLKFVPLGMKMMAKGKVHIPGGGQGAILKPLFAKAREMEGLS
- a CDS encoding CoB--CoM heterodisulfide reductase iron-sulfur subunit B family protein, with product MKYAYYPGCSLTESAVEFDVSTRSVMEYLGVELMEIPDWTCCGASAAEPISKLMNYVLPARNLAIAEKKLDGLDVLTPCSACYLNLLKVNKEVVGNRTLHGQVNEVLAASGLAYSGSVAVRHILDIFINDIGAKIIEQKVTNNLEGMKIAPYYGCQILRPYPVFDDPRHPTSMHRILSALGAEIHEWDHGTSCCGASLMVGHQDVALKSVAGILADAEGADAIATVCPMCQMNLEAYQSQAAQFGAKPIPILYLTQLMGEAFGLEDGALQFEKNLTVSAGVRKDIANKIWSQPNQVENGDKTAEAKAENFSKGAHHV
- a CDS encoding universal stress protein, whose product is MFKDIIVGVTPTGIDNCAVQAAMEFARTFESKLYLVHVAGMAQGWGSIETLEPSGETSRLKEQITEVYSEMLEGIPESQIIVVPGIPHNEILRLARKKNTDLIVMGPHTKEYEETRSKMWGMTGSTLERVSQKARCPVMIVHKDVVCQEPLYSNILVATDFSDQAECAVSYGGQMARQYKANLKVMHVVENGNSETEVVDRLENVYGPRLDGIGECGFEACKGKPSMEILRMGNQSNADLIIMAHHSRERDPEKAFLGSTVTQVALNAPCPTMSVNRHFDLRCGLMYDQTGAAVQTEALA
- a CDS encoding (Fe-S)-binding protein; its protein translation is MGEAALLIEPQHSKLVDTVRELLPEGGNLNMCLTCGACAAGCPATGMEDMDPRKFLRLALMGQEETIRSTQWVWLCTMCQRCIHACPMKVDIPQLIYQCRQSWPREDRPKGIIGSCEQALKTPGNSAMGASSEDFQFVVEDVAEEVRETQPGQENLQVSIDRKGAHYFLNQNSREPVTEPDEMVPLWKILNMVGADWTYSTKGWAAENYCMFLADDDAWENVVRNKASAVEELGCKVWLNTEUGHEFYAVRAGLQKFNVEHNFEMESIIRLYAQWIREGKLPVNSDWNKDLGVTFTVQDPCQLVRKSLGDPVAEDLRFVVKSVVGEENFIDMWPNKSNNYCCGGGGGFLQSGFADERRKYGDIKLNQILRTKADYCIAPCHNCHSQIHDLSEHSGANFPVVHLWTLICLSLGILGENEREYLGDDLKTVGL